AAAATGACTAAATTTAAATCTGAAGACATCAGACCTGAACACATGAATTATACCTTTTAGTtagtattatatcatacagGTACCTAAAAGCTAATGAATACCTACTATGAGAAAAAAGTTTGACTACaagtttgttaataataaataaaaataaattaatgactaaataaataaataaacgactTAATCACTATCATCATCTGGTccatctttatttttaatgttagtaAAATGATTCATTAATTCTTCTTGAAGTTGAAGAACATGTTCAATAGGTTTTGGTCGTCCATCATCACCAATTTTACACGGCTGTATCACTCCTTCCCTAAatgaaatagtttataataatagaaatataatatgttaataatatacaatttttaaatacctagtgaGTTTATCCATTTTAGAAACCAACTGCATTACTTCGTGTTCTTGTTGTTCAACAGACATGCACTCGAATGGGTTAGGTTTTGGTGGTTCATAACAACCAAGAACTGGATTTATCCTACAAAAGATaacattcataaaattattggtACATGTAATAGTTAAAATAGAAACTCAACTGGTCTTTGTATGTTAAGTATTCTTCTGTATCACTATCTTCACTATCTGATGAGTAATCTGGATTTGATGTTTTACAAAGTAATCCTCGATTTGCAAATAAACCAGCTGCATTACCAAATCCTGTATACTTGATCATACGACCCACTAAAAATGAtccaaattacattaataaaagtataatacaaataatatgataagtttCATACCATTTTCTTTACACAAGACAAATAACAGTTCAGCAACCAAGTCGCGAAGACTCACATTGGGAGTAGTGAGCAAACGGCACAATTTATTACGCAATGTATTTCCCTGTTCAGGTCGATTGATAACATCTTTCAATGGAGGTAAAATTTGTTGTCGAACTTCACAACGGAATTTTGCAATAGATCTTGATCCTTTTAATAATACCATCAATGCTGgtgatatattttcatataatggATTCTAAAATCATTATACCAGATAAAATTAAGGTAAATTAttgtcatcataatataatacaatgaaatACCTCTGTACTACACAATCGGGTGTCAAGAAAATTCACTATCACTTTTAAAGCATCAACATCACACCAATGACTTTTCACCAGCAATTGATCCAAACAAAGTGGTGGTACATTAGTCAACAAGTTGACAACATTgctataataagaataaataatgttaaaaatataagtagaaaaacatattttttttattttgtttttaaatatattaaataagaaaaataccaAATGATGTTATCTTGAAATAATGGGACAAAAGTTGAGGTGACGAGTAGATCACGTAATATAGAAATCAATCTAATCCAAATTGAATAATCGTCTTCCTCAGATGATTCACTGATTGGGATTACAGTCAAGTTGAATAAGGTTTTCAGTATTTCACAGCTGAGTAACACATTATCTtccttaaatattattcatgttgtcattaaaaatgtcaattgtTTTAGTAGGCAAATAAAGAAGTTACCTGTAAGCTAGATGAATTGTTTTTGGATGCATCTTCAATAGTGTCACGTAATATATTGTCCAAGACTTCTGTTAGGTACGTGAGACCATGTAACTCTTctgtaatttttaatctaaaataaaatagttagtacctaaatacacacaaaaaaaagaaaaaagaattgaaattaaaaatgcattaaaagtGTACCTTATGTCCTTGTTAAATGctgttaaaagaaataaaagtttgatgtcaaaatatttgatgacATACGGAATATTCTGTTCAAAATATGTTCTTAGTCTGAGCACAATGCAATCGACCGTGTTATTCGAACAGCATACTTCTTGTGCAGTGTcacaattataaactatattacacAGACATTTCAGGCCTTCTACGATAACTGTAGGACAAAAtcgcaatataattatttactatttaataggtaggtactataaaatctaattttcaatttggtcagtatttatttttgaagaaagACATTCTCGGTGACTTACCGTCTGTATTTTCAGATGTAATTACTATGCACAACGTTTCTTCGACAAGATTAGCACACTGAAGCAGAATGTTTACGTGttgttcaattataatttcttttaaatgtgttttgtctcGGCTGTGGAtcacaataatgatttttaacataatatataattttcaaaaagcaATGTTACCATTTAGTTGCATAATCTAGTTATATATAGTCGAGTGacaagaataattaataataatctgttcAGTTAATTATATGGTAAAATTATTCTGGTTTAACTCCCAtgcgatttttcaaattttgttttgactTCACGACGTTCCAAAAGTGGTTTTACATAAAAAGTTGAGGGACGTTTTGGATTTTAACCGTCCAAACTGGTCGTATGTGAGCagctaatgattaaaaaaaaaaaaaaattcgcttGGGAACTCAACTAGAATTGTTTTTTACTCTGTTATTTTGAGACAAGTTTACCTCAGAAGCCGAATGCACGTTAAACATTGTTTGTGAATACATTTGTAACCGTCGGCCGCCAAACATAGGAACATGGATTCCCATAACTGTTTGAAAGTATTGTCAGCGTGATAGGTGtcaaaattaaatgtgtttGTGTGCTATGATGAGAAAtcgaaatacattattatgtccCCGAACACGATGAGTACTAAACCCGATGAGCACTAAAACAATGTATGCATAACTCACCTGTTCAACGATGGCTTCGACCAAGACTTTTACTCGTTGGAAATCGTTTTGTTCAATAGCCGCTTTAATTTCAGACGTCATAGTTGTTTTCCGGTATAGGTGTTTTAtgccattaaataaaatatgcgaCAAGCACTGATCGAAGAGGGTGCACCGTCGATTGTTCTCGAATCAGGTGATGATTAAATAACTGATTTGATTTTAACGCACCTGTAtgctaatgattaaaaatttaaactgactgggtaataacaataattgaatacattAACAGGTACTGCGGAACCGACTTTCGGGCTTGGGTATTCCGatgatttaacttattttttcgTCGAAGCTGAAGTGCCGAATACCGAATCGTTATTTATTCGTTATTGACGACGACTGACTAGCGAGCACTACAACAAACTCGCCTTACCGTGTGTAATCTGTATTATCGTTATCATCACTCGATACTGTTATCATCAGTTATCACCCTAGCTGTTATGGATTCGACCGcagaatagataaaataatattacgtcagCCTCAAAGTGTACTGAtcaacattatatttgtatcaataGACCGAATTGTCCTCGATCGAgtgtaaaatattgtgtttccAGACATTTAATCGTTTTACATTCGAATTTGTTCTGATATCGTGCGTTTTATTACAATTCACCGTCACTGCctttacgaatataatatggcACTCTGGCGTCTGCATAACAAGTCAAAGTCTCAAATGTCCATAATATACCCACAACCCattcgaaatataatataataatattctggccaaatgattatttataatttatttcgtaACTGAATGGGTATAGATGAAGAAGTCGCGAATTAAATGTAATTCATATCACAGCTAGGTCGAATGGGACATcacaattttatactattttaaaacataatatgttgtgctgcagttatatataaaaaaaattattttaacgccGTGAGAAGAGAATGACTCACAACAGTGAACACTTTCGAGTATTTAATGGGAAGTCGTGTATCCATAACAATCATTTAGATATTTGACCTCCAAATTCGTGAAAAAAGTGTCACGGTTTTTTTACTGTTCCGAAAAATGTGGTTTCAGACACAGAAAAGGTGGACAACCTAGGTACCAGTTGTAGTTTTGGAGCGTGTCGTTGTTATATTGGAATATTCAATGATAAGTCATtgtacacgaaaaacgattctgaccgGAGACGTTGTGTCATACtctagtataattaataatcaaatttaacggttaaacatttttctttataaaaatctaaaatatttccCGGCTATAAACAGTGATACTTTCGGTTcaactttttctttttgatagagGTAAAAACATGTCTATTAAAATGTCTCATGTTAACCTATgagaagaaaaacttttatgaatttctaactgaagaATAATTTGAGAAAATGGCGATGCATTTTGGCAAGTTTTAATTTAAGTCTTAAAAAAGAATA
This is a stretch of genomic DNA from Acyrthosiphon pisum isolate AL4f chromosome A3, pea_aphid_22Mar2018_4r6ur, whole genome shotgun sequence. It encodes these proteins:
- the LOC100166074 gene encoding synembryn; translation: MTSEIKAAIEQNDFQRVKVLVEAIVEQHTNTFNFDTYHADNTFKQLWESMFLCLAADGYKCIHKQCLTCIRLLSRDKTHLKEIIIEQHVNILLQCANLVEETLCIVITSENTDVIVEGLKCLCNIVYNCDTAQEVCCSNNTVDCIVLRLRTYFEQNIPYVIKYFDIKLLFLLTAFNKDIRLKITEELHGLTYLTEVLDNILRDTIEDASKNNSSSLQEDNVLLSCEILKTLFNLTVIPISESSEEDDYSIWIRLISILRDLLVTSTFVPLFQDNIICNVVNLLTNVPPLCLDQLLVKSHWCDVDALKVIVNFLDTRLCSTENPLYENISPALMVLLKGSRSIAKFRCEVRQQILPPLKDVINRPEQGNTLRNKLCRLLTTPNVSLRDLVAELLFVLCKENVGRMIKYTGFGNAAGLFANRGLLCKTSNPDYSSDSEDSDTEEYLTYKDQINPVLGCYEPPKPNPFECMSVEQQEHEVMQLVSKMDKLTREGVIQPCKIGDDGRPKPIEHVLQLQEELMNHFTNIKNKDGPDDDSD